cTTATAACTTTGGCATTTCTTTCACTATCTACCAGAACACAGCAATCTTAGAATCTCCCCGAGGAAGACAACACATATACAAACAGTATTCTGCTGCTTCAAGCCTAAAAAGACTTCCCTCCTCAAATTCGTAAGCTTTGGCTTAACTAGAATACAACAGACTGAGCCAATCTCAAGTTATTCCCTTACAGTTCCATCACAAAGTGCCTTAAATCTGGCAACTTTTTTGGCCCAACACGTAATTTAGATTCTGTTTATGGTACCCTTGTATGTGTTTCCCCAAATAAGTTAGACTTAAAAGGGCATCAGCCATCAATCAAAGAGTTAGTGCACCTGGGGTTACTGGCTGGCCCGCCTGGGCTCCAGCCACCTTGCATGCCACCTGCCAGCCACAGTAAGCACAGGTTTTGAGAGAGCATTGCTTCTTGAGACCAAATTTACAAAGGAATgtttcacaaaaaaacaaaaaataaaaataaaaaattaacacctTTGAAAAGTTAAGTCGGTGTCAACCGAAAGTGGTTTTTATCTGTGCTGTTAGACTTCCCTTAGCCATCTCAATACCCAAACCTATAGATTCAACGCTAATTGGCATCTCCAAACGTAAACTGACGTTttgccccacaccccaccccaccacctgaCCATATCAGACATACATGGGGATTACTAACTATCACATTTACTCTACAGAGACATTTTATCCTCCTGCCTTCCAGCACCCAGGACCTTATTTATCCTCTCACCAGGTTAAAGACTTCCCTCTGACCCTATCCCCCCCTCATAATGGGCCGGAGATACGCGTTTAAATACACCTATTTGGAACAGCCTCATTCACACTAGGGAGTTCTAAAGGTTGgcttttctcatctttctttgaTTTGGAGCGTTCCACATTACACACTCCAAAGTGCTTCGCACCAATCCCTGTGGGTTAGGAGTCAATTATGGACAGCCACTGATGGCCAATGTTTTTGAAACACAATCTTCCCAAGTGTGAACATGTTTCGCAAATGGCAGTGATGCACAATTTTGGGTGCAGAAAGGTAAGGAGATGTACCCCCATCGTAGGTAGACAGAGGTGGTACCGCCCACCTACACACTCATGCCAGGGAACCCCTGCTTTAAGCCTGCAGATTGGTTAGTCTATTCATTGTTAAGACCTGGTGATTTCAGCCACGCGAGGAAACCCTGGCTTtccacagaaaaaaaatgttaaataagcaATTTTAGTTACTGTTATTCACGAATAAAATTCCCCACTCAGGTCCCAAGATTTCCCCGCATGTGGGGAAACTGGGAAGGAACAAGGAGGTGAAGATGAGGATGAAAACGAAGATGGGATAATCAGAGGTAGTGACTACCTGAAATAACCCAGCCGTAATCATGACCTCGGTTTCTGggaacattttaaagaactttcaAGGTCCATTTcctcaataaaactattttttttaagcacttaaaACCAGTTGTCTTTGGTGTTTAAAGGGTGATTTGTTGGgtagttgggggcgggggggggggggggttgagggAAGGAAGAGCAGCACCAAgttattccacaataaaaaacaataaaaatgcttAATGACACGAGCTCTTTACCAAAGAACTTGGAACTTAGGGGCAAAATAAAAGGCAATTGAATAGGAATTGAGGAAGAATTCACTATTAAGTTCTTCAATAAAAGAAAAGGCGCTTTTACAAAATGAGATTTCCGGCTACCTCCCCCACTCTGTAACACAGCAGCCGGGAGGCAGGAGGTTGAAGttacttttcaatttttggaTACTTTACTGCATGCAGTTCGTTAAGAAATGAGTTTTCTCCCATTTTGGTCATTCAGAAACCCTCAAACTAAAGCCATGGGAAGAGACCCAGGGTACCCTGAAGTGGTAATTTAAATGTCCGCAACAGCTGGATGGAAAAAGCCCTTTGATTGACTTGCTATACATATTGCCCCTGCCATCTCCTTTTCTTTGAGGATGACAAGAACAAATCGCTTCATCTGTTAGtttatttctgttccttgaaAACTAGATCCACATCGCAAAAGGAATTTCTCTTAAATATAGGAGCAGACAGTGATCTGTTAGTCTTTCCGTTTAAACAAGAGATCTCCGTGTAAGCACTGCTAGCTGAGAGCCCGTCTTTCGCCTGAGGTGGGCAATGCTCAAATTTGGTTCTTATTCCAGTATTGGGGCAGGGACCCATAAGGGTTCTTCCAATAAGCAGGTTATAAGCTCCACCTAATTTCCACTTGAGAGACAGATAATGCCCAGAAGCACAAGGTTTTGTATCCAAGTCCAGCTTATAAACCAACCCTGTAAAGTGACAGACGCCATCCCCCAGTGTCTGCAGTGGGAGCCTGGcttaaattttcattctttgGTACCGAGATACAGGTTTAACAAAAGATATTACATCCTACATTTCGAGTGGGGGCAATTTAGTTTACAAATCCTTTACATTCAAAGGCCTTCAGGGAgcagaggggggtgggggtttcaCGGTAACCATGCGACCCTACAGTATGGCTCGGTGGGAGCAGAAACACTCTGTAGAAGAGACCCAAGCGAGGGTGTGCGGATGGGCAGTTCCTATTGGtttgaattgcaaatattctatttCCCTGAACttccaaagcaggaaaaaaaattgtgcttttaaaataaaagttcattCCTTTGCCTACTCTTCTTAGGAAAAGAAACGCCTAGCATTAACAGAAGAACATTCAATCTAGGGTCGGGGATCGACCCCCATCCTCCTGCAGAGTCCAGAAGAGTATGGGGGTGACTTGCTTCTTGGTCACGCTCTCTGACCACCTCAGCACCCGCACGTCCACCCACACTCATGTCCACACACCAGGCCATGTCCAAAAACCCTCTTTTTGAGAATGaggttccctttcttcttctttccgtGTAACTCTTTATAACCAACAGCAAACTAAGAATACTTAACTTTTGAGAATACTTTTTATCAAAAATCCTGAACTACAtctattatttttagaaactaaaTAAAGTATGCAAAGAAAAGGTTCTTTGGGAGGTGGTGTATCACTTGCAGCTTTACTAACCTGGTGTTAAAAGGGCTTCCCACACACGCACCCTACctccaaagaaacaaagattaCATACCCTAAAATGTGAATAGTCTGCTTTTCTTGGCTAGCAAGCCACAGCCACATCTTCTAGGAGTAAGGAAAGATGCTGAACAGGATGATAAACACACTGAGGTATAAAAGGAGAACATAGGAAAGTTCTCTGttgcagcatttaaaaaaaaaaaaaaaaaaaaagatttttccaaAAAGATCAAGAACACACAACACAATCTAACCCCATAAACACAGTATTCTCAAGAACACAAATACTCtataattaagcattttaaatcctatttttccacattttacacttttttgcttttttacttaGTAGTTTTCCGTGTTTCCTTGGCTCAATCTACAGAATACAGCCCACCACACACATCCAGTGCCCCCAGTCGGAGGCAGACGCTTGTGCATATCACGCCCcgcagaggggaagagggaaccGTGAACTCTACTGAGTGAGGGTGGGAGGCGGGCAGAGGGCCTGCTGGAGAAGGAAATGTAAAGATTTATGAGGTAGATAGAAATTATCACTTCACAGGCTCAATCCCTGCAGAAAAGATAAGTACATTcatctgtaaaaaaataaagatgaggtAGGACGTAAGCAATGTTGtacttttcttgttctctttaaacaaaagaaaaaaaaaagaaatttccctgagactgtttcttctttgaaattcaaaaggggagagagacagagagaagacagagagaggtaCACATGCACACCCCAAACACAGAAGCCTAGAAAACGTGATTAGAAGATGAGGATTCGATTGTTGCCAAAGTCCACCACGACGATCATCCCGTCGGGGGTCACAGCGATGCCGGAAGGGCGGTCCATCTGCCCAAAGCCACTGCCCTGAGCGCCGAACTTGCACAGGAAGCTGCCGTTGGCCTCGAACATCTGTACCCGGTGGTTCCTGGAATCCGCCACGATGATGCGCCCCTCCTGGTCCACGGCCACACCCTGTGGGCGCAGGAACTGCCCATTGCCGGTGCCCTCTGAGCCCAGGAAGCGCGCCGACTGGCAATCGGGGTGGATGACGAGGAGTCGGTGGTTGTTGAAGTCGGTGACCACCAAGTGACCCTCGTGGTTGAAGGCCACACCCCGAGGGGAGTCAAAGTGCTTCCAGAGAGCCCCCTCGAAGCCGTACTTATTCAGGAAGACTCCATCGGGCCCGAACAGCTGGATCCGGTGGTTCCGAGTGTCCGAGACCAGGATCTTGCCCTCAGAATTCACCGCCACATCCCACGGGTAGTTGAACTGCCCATTCTTGGTTCCTTTCTCGCCAAACTTGAGGAGGAACTGGCCGTCAAAGGTGAAGATCTGGATGCGATGATTGTCCTTGTCAGCTACCACGATCCTTCGGGAGGTGTCACAGGCCACCCCGGCCGGCCGGTCAAACTGCCCGGGCCGGGAGCCCAGGGTGCCGAACTTGTGGTGGAAGGTGCCACAGGGCTTGAACACCTGGATGCGGTTGTTGCTGCGGTCGGCGACGACGATGAAGCCCTCCTTGTCCACACTCACGCCCCAAGGGCGGCAGAGTTTGCCATCGCCGTCACCCTCGCTGCCGAAGCTCAGGCCAGGGAGCCCAATGCCCACATAGCTGCGGCCGGACTTGACCATCACCTTGAAGGGACTGTTCTCAATGTGCTGGTTGCACATGGTGACGGACACCAGGTGCTCTCCCTCCAGCTGCGGCCGGTAGCTCACCACGTAAGTCCCGTTCTGCTGATCACTCACCTCTGCCCCAAACAGGTTGCCGTCAGGGCCCAGGACCACGGCAGACATCAGGTCGCCTCCCGAGAGGCGAGGCTCCCCGTCGTGGTCGTAGCCAATGACAGTGAAGGAGGCCACCTTCCCCTGCAGGGCCCGCTTGAGGCCATCGCCTGTGGCCTTGGTGAGGGGCGCGAAGGCCCCACTGCTGACGAAGCCGAAGGACTTGATGGCGAGGTACAGGGCCTGGTCGGGGGGTGTGAACATGACCCGGTCGTCTTCTTGGGGCTGCAGGAGGCTGCGGACGGTCTTCAGCTCCTGCACCTGGGCCAGCATGCGGTCTCGGGCCAGCAGGATGTCTagtgccctcccctcctccaggaccTGCTGGACGGCACTGATGGTGCTCTCCAGCTTGTTGAGGTTCTGCCGCAGCTTCTCCACCTGCAGGTACAGAGACTTGGCTTTCACCTGGCGGATCTTCTCTACCTGGAGGGAAAggtgagaaaagggagagagCGCACAGAGGCTTAGAACCACGCACAGAAAACCATATATAACCTGATGGCTTGTCACGAGGAAGCCTCAGACAAACCCACGCTGAGGGATCAGACAAAAACTGGTCTGCACTCTTCAAACGTGGCAGAATCCAAAGACAAAGGAATTGTGCCGGACACAGGAGATGActgaagagacatgacaactaaatgcaatcaGTAACCctggactgggggggggggggcgcggcaTGGGTGGGtattgctattaaaatattaaaacactatTAGTGAAATTTGACTACCGACTAAAGATTAGAAACTAGTATTGAGATTAAACTTCCTGATTTTTTATTAACTTGTGATTATCTAAGAGAATGTCCTTGCTCAGAGGATAtaaacactgaagtatttagggagaAAGACATCATGTCTCCAACACTCCAACTTGCTCTCAAATCACAtacatacaatatacatatagaaaaatgatGACAAGGGGGCCAAATGTAAATAATTGGAATCTGGAAAAGGACGCATGGAGTACTTTCATTATTGATATCTGAAGCTTTTCTCTAagttagaaattaaataaaaatgaaagtcaaaaacAGCCACccaacaaatgcttattgagcacctactctgtgccaggcactggagggAGACACACCTTGACCAACAGAAAATAGGGTCCCTCGCCCTCACAGAGCTTGTACTTTAAAATGACAGACATTaaacagcaaacaaagaaacaaggtaAGATAATTTCAGATGGTGCTACGTGTTAGAGAGTAGAAATACAATATACAAGATAGTGACCAGGGAAGGCTGATTTAGATAGAGGGTCGTCAAAGACAGTTTCTTTTATGAGTTACTTGAAAGTCGAGACAAGCTAAGGGCTAAAAGAGTGAtccaagcagaggaaacagcaagcacaaaggccctgaggtgggcacTTGCCTGGAAttgaaacacaaataaacaaacaaacaactgtagAGTTCTAAGTAAGGGGTGCGGTGAATAAATGTATGTTCTTGTATGTGCTGTGTGGAACGTGCACTGGAGAACACAAGTGGGGAAGTAGAGACCAGCAATCACCGGTGATGGTAGCTTAGGCAACAGAGGCGGCTGTGAAGGTGGGAAAAAGTGGCAGAAAGGAGACTAGAGGGAGAACTGGCAGGAGTGCCCCATGGGCTACAGAACAAGGCCTGTCTTGACTCCCAAAAGACTGAATTTTCAATGCAACTACAGTGAGCCTGAAATCTCTTTGACGCTATCTCCTCTCCCCTGCAACCCCACCCAAGTAAGAGAAAGACTGTGTAGAAAGAATAAAGGGATTTGGAGAGGATCTAATTCAAGATTGcaaccccaccccaacccatCTCCTCTCCTCACCTCTGTATCTAAGAACAGGTTTTATAAACCTCCAACAAGAGCCTGAAAGGTCCCGCACCCCAATTTTGGACACCACGGTTCTGGCAACTGTTGATCTGTACTACTTCCAAAGGGAGTCCTCTAAATCTAAAACGCTTTAATATGTAAATGTGAATTCTGACCTGCCAAAATAACTCCTCCTTCTGAGGTTCTCAAACCTACCAATTTGGGAACGTGGGATTTTGTTTGACCGGTGGAAACACAGGCATCTCTCCATTCTTCTGCATTCAACAACCAAAAGCCCTCTAATTTTAAGTGATTTCCTCCTGTGAAGGGAGTACACAGGTCACCCAGCTAGTTTATGCTGTTTTGCAGAGGACTGTGAATTCTGAGTTCTCTACTGATCTGAAAGCTACAGAAAGCCTATTTCAGAATAAGGGTCCACTGCTGGGAGGCCTGGATTTTAATCGGATTTTCCCTTGGGGAGTAATGATGTGATTTCTGACCCATTCACGCTTTTTCATCTGTCCACTCTGGAGGCAGGACATGTATGAGCAAAGAGGCCCATGTGGGGCTAGATCAAAGAGAGGCTTTGTCCTTTAGTGTTGCACTAGACCAAACCTCTGGGGCTTTGGTTCTGATCCTTCAGCTAAGTGGTTGCCGCCGACCCCACAAGGAAGCCCAGTCCACTGGAAATGGATAAGCCACAAGAATGAAGGGTGTGTCTTGATATAGAAAACTGGGTCACCAGGCACTCAAGGATCTCAATGTTCAGTAACTCAAAATATTACACAACAAAGAGGTACCCAGGCAGAGACAGGTTAGGTCTTTGCTGGGTGGGAgcaaaaaaattagtaaatggtAAGAGAGAAGGGATTTCCACAGGACTGGGGGCAAGGTACCGTAGCAAAACgtagagagagaaaatggaagcgAGTTGTGTCCAGAATGAGCAAGTGTATTTTGGAGGACTCCGAGAAAGAGTTTTTAGACCAGTAGAAACGAAGTTTATTACATACAAAAGAAGACAATGACTCTTCTTCCAAATTTGCTTTCCCTAGAGCAAAACCTCGCTTGCCATCCCTTCTGAAAAAGAACTGCCTTTAGAGAGAGGCAGCGAGCCAGCCTCATAGGAGGGAGGATAACGAAGGTGAGATCTGCAGAAACACACAAAGGCCTTTTCATCAGCAAATCCAGAAGAGCAAGTCTGTGGCAGAGTTCACCACAGAGCTCTCAGGTTGCAAGAAGTGGGCCCCTTTCGGTTATAATTAACATTCGTGGGTGGCATGAGACTGACAGACCATGGGGACATCTGAGTGTCTGAAAACTGTGTCAGGCCCACCGAGGtgcctaaataaaatatatgctgaaTTCAATCTTGGACTTTTCCACCCAAGAACTCTTCTTTTCAAAAAGCGATTGAACCATTTCTTGAGAGGTCAGAAGAGGTAAAAAGCAAGCAGGTATGaactaacaaaatggaaaatgcaatACAAAAGCCAACGTATCCTTCCAGAATTTTAGGACCTAATGATTAAGCGAGGGCCACTTTCAGAAATTGAGATGCCACCTCTGCCATTACACTGTCTGGATGATCAAAACAAGCATATACACACCTCAGTGCACCCTTTTTCATCAGCTATGTATGTGGCCTTACTCGTATGTGCAGAGAATGTAACTGTAATGGGAACTGGTGAGTGGCACTGGTCCGCTCACAGGCATATTCCCCTCTTTCCTGAGAGGACAGaagatcagagaagaaaatgcTGGGACGGTGACTTGGGTGGGGAGAGTCATCTTTCCAGCTGATTTTTATCTAAACAGCCCACCAGTATGCTCAGCACTCTTTCCTGCTCCAACAGGAAGACAGGGCACAGGCTCACTGCCCTCACAAGTGGAAAACTCGCTTTCCACAAGGGGTCAGGAAGTGCAACCAGCCAGGACACCAAAAATAAGGATGTTTCCCACCAGTCGGCTTTCATAACAACGGTTTCAATTGTACTCCCTCCTTTCTGCCTCCTTTGGAGCGTGTGCAATATAAAACTTGGGACTCCTTCCAGTCTTGGTACCCGGCTCCTTCTGAAAAGGCTTCTTGTTGTTTTACTGCCCGGACAGCACCCACAAGATTCCAGGGACCCTTGAATTTTTCTGCCAACAAATTCTGGAAAACCACCAAGTGTTCTAAATATAGAGCCGGGGTCCAGGATCTGACATGTGGTTCACGGCGGAAGAAATGCTGGCCAGCCGAGGAGGCCCAGAAATGGGGGTGGGCATGCTCCCCCCATTACCTTCCACAACAGCTCGCACTCCCGCTCCTCCAGGGCCTTCTTATGCCTTGCCGTCACGGCTTTGACCTCCGACTGTACCACCTTGGCCTTCATCTCCACCTGCTCTGCCACAGTCTGGGCCTGTTCGATGCTCAGCTGGAAAATCAAAAAAAGAATCTCATAGCATAAGAAAGACCTTCACTCCTCGGACGAAACATTTAAGCCTGCTTTTCTCAGATCTACAAAGCTAGCACACACCCAGGGCCCCCAGACCGCTTGGATCCACATCcttggaaagaaaacagacacttCGGGAGAGAATGGCATCTGTTTGACATGTAACTGAAGGAGCTGCTGGCAAACGCTGGATTTTCTTTGTATGAGAAATGGCACCTACACAGTGAATGTCAGGACTATTAAGAGATACTCTGACACAGTGAAACCAGTGTAGCTGGGTCACAGCCGAAAACTGCGAACGAGGATCAAATGTGAAATGTACTACCCTGGGCACACGAGCAAATTCCCAGTCTTTCTGGCCTTACTCCCTGCCAGGGGGAAACTCCGCAGGCCTGGCACGTCCTTCACATGAGGGTGTACACAACAGGCTGCACTGCAGGCCAGCAGGAATCCACCATGTGCTTGTCAGGTCATTTCCAGCCAGAACCAACACCAAAGTGCATACTGAGAATACTGTCAGATCCACCTAGGAAACCCTGCCTGTGGTCAGAGACAGCTTGCCAGAGACCATCTACGCACCACCACACACCCTACCCGGTACCACCAGCCCTAGTAAATCAGCCAGTTTAATCAGACGTATTATTGTTCATAAAAAATTAATCCAGACAGAAGGCCTGGTGTTTTCATTAATATTACATGACATGTCTTGAAAAGCCACAAGGATTTCTTTGAGATACTGAGGTATTAAATCAGGGATTCCAAACTGACTGCTGATGGTGCAACAGTTTTAGAGCAGTGTCCCAAATCAGGAGGGGCCTGAGGAAGCACGAAGAGCTTGGAGCCTGAATTAGGAATTAGTCATGGGTGACCAATCATCCATGTGCCCTGGAACGAGGGGTTTCCAGAATATGGAAGACGGCTAAAACGGAGACAGACGTGCACAAACCAAGCTGGATGGTCACCCTAGGAGTTGTGTAaccaggttcaaatcctagctccaccTCCTACTAGTTGAAAGGCCTTGGACGTGCCTCCAACCTTGGTACGGGTGAATGTGAGGGAAACGCAGCCGAGTACATGGGAAGAACTGAGCACACATAGCAGCTGGCACAGCTCATTATTAACAGGGCGCAGAGAAACACCTGTGACAAAAGCGCAACCATCCTTTCCCCTCACCCCACTTAGCTCTACACAAACAGCATCGTGTATCTAGGCCTATTCACACTTCCTGCcttagtttttaaattgtaatgaaacacacacacacaacttcctgCCTCTTTttaaactgtggtaaaatacgtaacataaaatgtaccattagTGATATTTACCACATTCAGTGTGCACGCATCACCACCAGCTCCACAACACTTGTCACCCCACAAAacttctgtacccattaagcagtcattcTCCATCTCACCTTCCTTGCCCCCACGGCAACCATAATCTAACTACTCTGTCTCTACAAATCTGTCTAGTCTGGATTCTTTCcaataaatggaatcaaacaatagGTGACCAGCCGTATGTTTATGAATACACTTCCGGCTTAAATAGTTGTGACTCGTTTAGtcacttaaaaacttaaaattgggGCCCCTGTTTACCAACTTGAATCCTCTGAGCCTGGGTGACATGTTCATGGCATGGGAACTGCACGCACCCCTAAACCACCCTCTGCAGGGGTTAACTGTTTCACTGCTGTCTATCCCGGTTCCAGCGAGGCCTAAGGCTCCTGAGGTGACCAGGGCGGGCACATGGGTCGATATGGATGGTTCACAGCCTACCCACGGCCTGGAATTCCTTCTCTTCCAAATTCACCCTACAGCTCAAAACCCTGCTCAGACaccacttcctccttcctgagGCTGGAAGTGAAGGGCACCTTCATAGAAGCTTTCTGCTCCACCTTTACAATCCTGTCCCAAGTGTCACCGCATATCAAACAAGGTGGGGGAGGAGCACACAGTCTGTGGGACTTAGCCACTGGGTTGTAACAGGGACAATCTATACACTTTAAATTTGCTTGTATCTATGGCCATAGCCGTAAGCGCTAGGTAACTGTACAGGGTTAAATAGTCCCCCCCAAAATTCAGGGGCATCtgaaacctcagaatgtgacctcagaTGGAAATGAGGTCTTTGAGATGAGGTCATAATGAAGTACGGTGAgttctaaatccaatgactggtaaCCACGTACAATCACTAAAGAGAGACAAAAACACCGAGGGAAGGCCAGGcgaagagagaggcagaagccGGAAGTGATGCAGGCCCAAGtcacagcagccaccagaagccaggaaaaggcaagggaagagtCTTCCCTAGAACCTACGAAAGGAGCATGCTCCTGCTGACACTCGAGTTTGGACTTGAGAACTGTGCAGTAACAAATTCCTGTTGTTTCAAGTCATCCAGTGTGTGGTCATTTGTtgtagcagccctaggaaactaatacagtagcCAACAAAATGAAGCAGACGGATATATCCACATTACCcatgagatattaaaaaaaatccaaatgaccGATCAACTGTGCATATAAGCAGGTTATCATAATGGGGTTGGTAGATTTTGAGTGTCTCAGGTTGTCAGTCAAGACTCATTCAGAAGAAGAGACACTAGACATTTCAACAGAGACGATTTCAAGTGGGGAATTTGGTTAACCAGGAACTGGAGAAGTGTTAGAACAAAGGGCACATTGAAGATCAGAGGTAGATAGTAACTGTGGGAAGCAACCACCACCCCCTGAGCtgggagaacaaagaaaagagaagaaagtgggGCTTACAAGAACCCAGAGGTGTGGAGGAGGGGCCATGCCCAGCTCGTTCTGGGAGAGGCAAAAGCTGGAAACTGGAACCAACTTCTGCAGCTGGTAAGAACAGGAAGTTAAAAGGAAAATGCGAGTCCCTTCTTCGCACTTCCAGAGAGGTGGTTTGAAGTTTGGCAGGCATCACGAGGcatgggttgggggtgggtgtaTGTCAGAGGCGAGTGTAGAACTTAATAACAGACACACCCTGTTTCGAGATGTGGTGGTTATTAATTAGCACCGAGCCACTGTCCGAGTCAATATTTGACCAAGGCAACCAAGCCTATGTCCAGAATATTGAACACTTCAATGGTCAGCTGAGGTGGCTAACTGCTTCCTATTGATACCAATGTCATATTATTTACTGACTTATTATTAAAACTGATTTTCCATAGGAATCATAAGAGATGGTAATAACAGATTCCTGGCTGGAGAGAGCAATGGCCACCCCCTTTGCataggggttgggggtggtgcTGACATGTGAGTGTCTGCTCACCTCTCCCTACTGTCTCCTAGACAGGCATGCTCCCTTATGTCCTGCCAGGTCCCTGCAAGCCCTTGGGTTTTGAACTCCCATTTTTTCAAGCAGATAGAAGGGGTGCAAAGCTCTTATTGTAATATAATCTCAGTCATCCCCAAGCATGCAAGGATAGTATCATTCCGAGTGCCGAGAGGCATAA
This Rhinolophus sinicus isolate RSC01 linkage group LG10, ASM3656204v1, whole genome shotgun sequence DNA region includes the following protein-coding sequences:
- the TRIM71 gene encoding E3 ubiquitin-protein ligase TRIM71, coding for MASFPESDFQICLLCKEMCGSPAPLSSNSSASSSSSQTSTSSGGGGGGPGAVARRLHVLPCLHAFCRPCLEAHRLPAAGGGAPGEPLKLRCPVCDQKVVLAEAAGMDALPSSAFLLSNLLDAVVATADEPSPKNGRAGAQASAAGHSNHRHHAHHAHPRAPASAPPLPQAPPPPAPSRSAPGGPAASPSALLLRRPHGCSSCDEGNAASSRCLDCQEHLCDNCVRAHQRVRLTKDHYIERGPPGPAAAAAAAAAQQLGLGPPFPGPPFSILSVFPERLGFCQHHDDEVLHLYCDTCSVPICRECTMGRHGGHSFIYLQEALQDSRALTIQLLADAQQGRQAIQLSIEQAQTVAEQVEMKAKVVQSEVKAVTARHKKALEERECELLWKVEKIRQVKAKSLYLQVEKLRQNLNKLESTISAVQQVLEEGRALDILLARDRMLAQVQELKTVRSLLQPQEDDRVMFTPPDQALYLAIKSFGFVSSGAFAPLTKATGDGLKRALQGKVASFTVIGYDHDGEPRLSGGDLMSAVVLGPDGNLFGAEVSDQQNGTYVVSYRPQLEGEHLVSVTMCNQHIENSPFKVMVKSGRSYVGIGLPGLSFGSEGDGDGKLCRPWGVSVDKEGFIVVADRSNNRIQVFKPCGTFHHKFGTLGSRPGQFDRPAGVACDTSRRIVVADKDNHRIQIFTFDGQFLLKFGEKGTKNGQFNYPWDVAVNSEGKILVSDTRNHRIQLFGPDGVFLNKYGFEGALWKHFDSPRGVAFNHEGHLVVTDFNNHRLLVIHPDCQSARFLGSEGTGNGQFLRPQGVAVDQEGRIIVADSRNHRVQMFEANGSFLCKFGAQGSGFGQMDRPSGIAVTPDGMIVVVDFGNNRILIF